Proteins co-encoded in one Polaromonas vacuolata genomic window:
- a CDS encoding universal stress protein: MYRRILVPLDGSPTSERGLSQAIELAIDQKEKAHLIFLHVVDDYAMLTEMTSVVNYEEMFQSLQQLGMNLLLKAKHAAESFGLTAETLLREVSGRRVEDVILEVADGYSLAKPNENGSVKKRLKVSSVVCRKSTETLDSVKKCCDLIVMGTHGRSGLNRFALGSVAQRVARHSKPPVLLVRFKDTL; this comes from the coding sequence ATGTATCGCCGAATACTTGTGCCTCTCGACGGCAGTCCCACATCTGAGCGTGGGCTAAGTCAAGCTATTGAGCTGGCTATTGATCAAAAAGAAAAAGCCCATTTGATTTTTCTGCATGTAGTCGATGACTATGCCATGCTCACTGAAATGACCTCGGTCGTGAACTATGAAGAAATGTTTCAGAGCTTGCAGCAATTGGGTATGAATTTGCTGCTCAAGGCCAAGCATGCGGCAGAATCGTTTGGGTTAACCGCAGAGACTTTGCTGCGTGAAGTATCCGGCCGGCGCGTTGAGGATGTGATTCTTGAAGTTGCCGATGGCTATTCGCTCGCCAAGCCCAACGAAAACGGCTCTGTAAAAAAACGATTAAAGGTTTCTTCAGTAGTTTGTAGAAAATCTACTGAGACTTTGGATAGTGTGAAAAAATGCTGCGACCTGATCGTCATGGGAACGCATGGCCGCAGCGGATTGAACCGCTTTGCCTTAGGTAGCGTAGCTCAAAGGGTAGCCAGACATAGCAAGCCACCAGTGCTGTTGGTTCGTTTTAAAGATACTCTTTAA
- the aroQ gene encoding type II 3-dehydroquinate dehydratase yields MKTALILNGPNLNLLGSREPAVYGSQTLEDVKALCSHACQAQGLLLDFRQSNHEGVLIDAIHEAGLAQAAGTLAGVVLNAGAYTHTSVALHDAIKGAGVRVIELHISNVHARESFRHHSYISPVAKAVMAGFGVSGYALAIQALADMDKAAL; encoded by the coding sequence ATGAAAACAGCTCTGATTCTCAACGGCCCCAACCTCAACTTATTAGGCTCGCGTGAGCCAGCCGTCTACGGCTCGCAAACCCTAGAGGATGTCAAGGCACTTTGCAGTCACGCCTGTCAGGCGCAAGGCTTGCTACTTGACTTTCGCCAAAGCAATCATGAAGGTGTTCTCATAGACGCCATCCACGAAGCCGGTCTGGCCCAAGCCGCTGGCACTTTGGCGGGTGTGGTGCTCAATGCCGGCGCTTACACCCATACTAGCGTAGCCCTGCACGACGCGATTAAGGGCGCAGGCGTGCGGGTTATAGAGCTGCACATCAGCAACGTGCATGCGCGTGAGAGTTTTCGCCATCACTCGTATATTTCACCAGTCGCCAAAGCGGTGATGGCAGGTTTTGGTGTCAGTGGTTATGCGCTGGCGATTCAAGCGCTGGCCGATATGGACAAAGCAGCGCTATAG
- a CDS encoding IS30 family transposase, whose amino-acid sequence MIYTHLTRDERYQIAILAKANFNQSEIAKMMDRDKSSISRELRRNRGLRGYRPKQANDKAQERRLACANSPRVADSTWAVVEEKLAEAWSPEQISGHLEARCQPGVSYESIYQYIYADKRAGGSLHKTLRCQKTRKKRSSGRERRGTISRQVSIELRPAIVLERARFGDWEADLVIGAGQKQALVTINERVSRYSIIFHVPFKTAQAVGDALITLLKPFAHCVHTLTTDNGKEFSQHERIASALSADFFFAHPYASWERGANENMNGLIRQFFPKGMRFNCITDDDIALAMHRLNHRPRKCLGYRTPHQVFMEELKSN is encoded by the coding sequence ATGATTTACACACACCTCACCCGTGACGAACGTTACCAGATTGCAATCCTCGCCAAAGCAAACTTCAATCAAAGTGAAATTGCAAAAATGATGGACCGTGATAAATCGAGCATCAGCCGTGAGTTGCGTCGTAACCGCGGTCTACGAGGCTATCGCCCTAAGCAGGCAAATGACAAAGCCCAAGAACGTAGACTTGCCTGCGCCAACAGTCCTAGAGTTGCTGACTCGACATGGGCTGTAGTGGAGGAAAAGTTGGCTGAGGCTTGGAGCCCCGAACAAATCAGCGGCCACCTCGAAGCTCGATGCCAACCCGGTGTTAGCTATGAGAGCATTTACCAGTACATCTACGCTGACAAACGCGCGGGCGGCAGCTTGCATAAAACACTGCGTTGCCAGAAGACGCGAAAAAAACGCAGCAGCGGCCGTGAACGGCGCGGCACCATCTCTCGCCAGGTCTCAATAGAACTGCGACCCGCCATCGTGCTTGAGCGTGCGCGCTTTGGCGACTGGGAGGCTGATCTGGTGATTGGTGCCGGGCAGAAGCAAGCCCTAGTGACGATTAACGAGCGTGTCTCTCGGTATTCAATAATTTTCCACGTGCCATTCAAAACAGCGCAAGCCGTAGGGGACGCGTTAATCACTTTACTTAAACCATTCGCTCATTGCGTGCACACACTCACGACAGATAACGGCAAGGAATTTTCTCAGCATGAACGAATAGCTTCTGCGCTGAGTGCAGATTTCTTTTTCGCCCATCCATACGCCTCGTGGGAGCGTGGGGCAAACGAGAATATGAACGGTTTGATTCGCCAGTTTTTCCCAAAGGGGATGCGCTTTAATTGCATCACCGACGATGACATTGCTTTAGCGATGCACAGGCTCAATCATCGTCCTAGAAAATGTTTGGGGTATCGAACACCGCATCAGGTTTTTATGGAAGAGTTAAAGTCCAACTAA
- a CDS encoding YihY family inner membrane protein: MTFQQSLQAFCRKLARFPWRDTVSTLRDRFREDRMGLTAGSLTFTTSLALVPFFTVALAIFTAFPMFSKLQGVLQGWLIQSLIPENIARQVLGYLTQFSRQASKLGVAGLAILLATALALILTIDHTLNNIWRVKKPRPLTQRVLIYWAAITLGPLVMGASLAVTSFVVSASSGLVGDLPFSLRFLLDVFQFILVSGSLAALYRYVPNTHVKWAHALSGGIFAAAVLELAKKILSVYLGSVPTYSLIYGAFATLPILLVWIYVAWVIVLMGAVIAAYLPSLLAGVSRRGNGNGWQFQMSIEVLQQLYAERSQPSHGLTLSSLARQLQVDALQIEPVLAVLVELGWIGQLVDDTEQDSRYLLLADPDKTALAPLMQQLLLDKADSTLPLWTRAGWDALQLRQAL, translated from the coding sequence ATGACATTCCAGCAATCCCTGCAAGCCTTTTGCCGCAAGCTCGCCCGCTTTCCGTGGCGCGACACCGTCTCGACGCTGCGCGACCGCTTTCGCGAAGACCGTATGGGTCTGACTGCCGGCAGTTTGACTTTCACCACCTCACTGGCGTTAGTGCCTTTTTTTACCGTGGCTTTGGCGATTTTTACCGCCTTTCCCATGTTCTCCAAGCTTCAAGGCGTGCTCCAAGGCTGGCTAATTCAAAGCCTAATACCTGAGAACATTGCGCGCCAAGTGCTGGGCTACCTGACCCAGTTCAGCCGCCAAGCCAGCAAGCTAGGCGTGGCCGGCTTGGCGATTTTGCTGGCGACTGCACTGGCTTTGATACTCACCATTGACCACACGCTTAACAATATTTGGCGTGTGAAAAAGCCCAGACCCTTAACCCAGCGGGTGTTGATTTACTGGGCGGCTATTACGCTCGGACCCTTGGTGATGGGCGCTAGCTTGGCGGTGACCTCGTTTGTGGTGTCCGCGTCCAGTGGTTTGGTGGGCGACTTGCCGTTTAGCCTGCGGTTTTTGCTCGATGTGTTTCAGTTTATTTTGGTCTCTGGGTCTTTGGCCGCGCTATATCGCTATGTGCCCAATACCCATGTTAAGTGGGCGCATGCGCTGTCGGGCGGCATATTTGCTGCGGCGGTATTAGAGCTGGCCAAAAAAATACTCAGTGTTTATCTGGGGTCGGTGCCGACTTACTCGCTGATCTACGGCGCTTTTGCGACGCTGCCTATCTTGCTGGTCTGGATTTACGTGGCTTGGGTGATTGTGCTGATGGGTGCTGTTATCGCCGCCTACCTGCCCAGCTTGCTGGCCGGTGTGTCCAGACGCGGCAATGGCAATGGCTGGCAATTTCAGATGTCGATTGAGGTGCTTCAGCAACTCTATGCCGAGCGCAGCCAGCCCAGTCACGGATTGACGCTGTCGTCTTTGGCTCGGCAGTTGCAAGTCGATGCGCTACAAATAGAGCCGGTGTTGGCGGTCTTGGTAGAGCTAGGCTGGATCGGTCAGTTGGTTGACGACACCGAGCAAGACTCGCGTTATTTACTCCTCGCTGACCCCGACAAGACTGCGCTAGCGCCACTGATGCAGCAGTTGCTACTGGATAAAGCTGATTCCACGCTGCCATTGTGGACGCGAGCTGGCTGGGATGCGCTTCAACTCAGGCAAGCGCTTTAA
- a CDS encoding thioredoxin family protein → MSSNLQASSPASVWVVCLCADWCGVCRDYRTIFESLVGQHSDCRFGWVDIEDHADLLGDMDIETFPTLLIADAHGLLFLGSLVPQASTLSRLLQSHDAQTKRSPHTADTRALMAALPKTPSLWL, encoded by the coding sequence ATGTCTAGTAATTTGCAAGCCAGTTCACCCGCCAGCGTTTGGGTAGTTTGTCTGTGTGCCGACTGGTGCGGCGTGTGTCGCGACTATCGCACTATTTTCGAGTCGCTGGTGGGTCAGCATTCTGACTGCCGCTTTGGCTGGGTAGATATTGAAGACCACGCTGATCTGCTGGGGGATATGGACATAGAAACATTCCCCACCTTGCTGATAGCCGACGCACATGGCCTGCTATTTTTAGGCAGCTTAGTGCCGCAAGCATCGACCTTGTCACGCTTGCTGCAATCCCATGATGCGCAGACCAAGCGCTCGCCGCATACGGCTGACACGCGGGCCTTAATGGCCGCCTTGCCTAAGACGCCTTCGCTCTGGCTCTAA
- the arfB gene encoding alternative ribosome rescue aminoacyl-tRNA hydrolase ArfB yields MSTTPKYPVDEREVDISAIRAQGAGGQNVNKVSSAIHLRFDILASSLPDEIKERLLCLRDSRITQEGVLVLKAQQHRTQEMNRSDALARLQEVIDSIAVPAKTRRATKPTYGSKQRRLAGKSQRSEIKSSRGKPGAGGD; encoded by the coding sequence ATGAGTACCACGCCAAAATACCCAGTCGATGAACGCGAGGTAGACATCAGCGCCATTCGCGCGCAAGGCGCTGGCGGGCAAAATGTCAACAAAGTTTCTAGCGCGATTCATTTGCGCTTTGATATCTTGGCCTCATCCTTGCCAGATGAAATCAAAGAGCGACTACTTTGTTTGCGCGACAGCCGCATCACGCAAGAAGGTGTGTTGGTTTTAAAAGCCCAGCAACACAGAACCCAAGAGATGAACCGCAGCGATGCACTGGCCCGGCTGCAAGAAGTCATAGACAGTATTGCGGTGCCCGCCAAGACAAGGCGGGCAACAAAGCCAACATATGGTTCTAAACAAAGGCGCTTAGCGGGTAAAAGTCAGCGTTCTGAAATTAAGTCTTCGCGTGGGAAACCGGGGGCGGGAGGGGATTAG
- the aroC gene encoding chorismate synthase, translating into MAGSTLGNLFAVTNFGESHGPAIGCVIDGCPPGMLLCEADIQADLDRRRPGTSRHVTQRNEPDAVEIVSGVYQGKTTGTPICLLIKNTDQRSKDYGNILETFRPGHADYTYLHKYGLRDPRGGGRSSARLTAPMVAAGAVAKKWLFEKYGTTFRGCMTQIGDVQIPFESWDHVANNPFFAPMADVSVLEDFMDALRKAGDSCGARIRVMASGVPVGLGEPLFDKLDADIAFAMMGINAVKGVEIGAGFASVSQRGTTHGDGLLPTGFMSNNAGGVLGGISTGQDLEVSIAIKPTSSIISPRQSIDTSGQPSEVITKGRHDPCVGIRATPIAEAMLALVVMEHALRQRAQNADVQVATPDIARQRS; encoded by the coding sequence ATGGCAGGCAGCACACTAGGAAATTTATTCGCAGTCACCAACTTTGGTGAATCCCACGGTCCAGCCATCGGCTGCGTGATTGACGGCTGCCCGCCCGGCATGCTGCTGTGTGAGGCCGACATACAGGCCGATTTGGACCGGCGCAGACCCGGCACCAGCCGCCACGTGACCCAGCGCAACGAGCCCGACGCGGTCGAAATTGTCTCTGGTGTCTACCAAGGCAAAACCACCGGCACACCGATCTGCCTGTTAATTAAAAATACCGATCAGCGCAGTAAAGACTACGGCAATATTCTCGAGACCTTCAGACCCGGTCACGCCGACTACACCTATCTACATAAATACGGCCTGCGCGACCCACGCGGCGGTGGCCGCTCTTCGGCGCGTTTAACCGCGCCCATGGTGGCAGCGGGTGCGGTAGCCAAGAAGTGGTTGTTTGAGAAATACGGCACCACGTTTCGCGGCTGTATGACTCAAATCGGCGATGTGCAAATTCCCTTTGAGTCCTGGGATCATGTCGCCAATAACCCGTTTTTTGCGCCCATGGCCGATGTTTCTGTGCTCGAAGACTTTATGGATGCCTTGCGCAAAGCCGGCGACTCTTGCGGCGCGCGCATTCGCGTCATGGCCTCAGGTGTGCCGGTCGGTCTGGGCGAGCCACTGTTTGACAAGTTAGATGCCGACATAGCTTTTGCCATGATGGGCATTAACGCCGTCAAAGGCGTAGAAATTGGCGCCGGCTTTGCCAGCGTCAGCCAGCGCGGCACTACCCACGGTGACGGCTTGCTGCCGACCGGATTCATGTCCAATAACGCCGGCGGTGTGTTGGGCGGTATCAGCACGGGTCAAGATCTTGAAGTCTCGATTGCGATTAAGCCGACCAGCTCCATCATCTCGCCGCGCCAGTCCATAGACACCAGCGGCCAGCCGTCTGAAGTGATTACCAAGGGCAGACACGACCCGTGTGTGGGCATACGCGCCACGCCAATTGCCGAGGCCATGCTGGCCTTGGTGGTGATGGAACATGCCTTGCGCCAACGCGCACAAAACGCGGATGTCCAAGTGGCAACGCCAGACATTGCACGCCAACGCAGCTAG
- the gcvP gene encoding aminomethyl-transferring glycine dehydrogenase codes for MPMPSIQPLGALENSNEFIARHIGITPADQAQMLAIVGANSQRELIDDIVPKSIARSSPMQIPAPVTEAAALRQLRAIAGKNQVFKSFIGQGYYGTFTPGVILRNILENPAWYTAYTPYQAEISQGRLEALLNFQTMVCDLTGMPIANASMLDEATAAAEAMTLAKRSVKSKSNVFLIAGDCHPQTIEVIQTRAKPLGITVKVSTAVATLPYLMAQGDYFGVLAQYPATTGSIHDLRPLAGQAHADGAALCVAADLLALTLLEPPGHWDADIVLGSSQRFGMPMGNGGPHAAFLACREEFKRSLPGRLVGVSIDSHGNPALRLALQTREQHIRREKATSNICTAQVLPAVIASMYALYHGPEGLKRIAERVATYTAIFVLGLKQLGYTISNTGAFDSVTVKTGEASKAIAERARLSGCNLRFRLKHHLGVSLDETTSRSDIELLWSFFALDGQSLPVVSAFEDGVETLIPKELRRSSAFLSHPVFNSHHSETAMLRYIRKLSDKDLALDRSMIPLGSCTMKLNATSEMLAVTWPAFANIHPFAPASQLRGYAELDQQLRDWLCEATGYAGISLQPNAGSQGEYAGLLVIRAWLEANGQAQRNICLIPSSAHGTNPASAQMAGMTVVVTACDKQGNVDMADLKAKCEAHSEKLACMMITYPSTHGVFETEVKQLCELVHSHGGRVYVDGANMNALIGLAAPGEFGGDVSHLNLHKTFCIPHGGGGPGVGPVCVVDDLVPYLPGHATAGLPGKSIGAISAAPLGNAAVLPISWMYCRMMGPDGLKQASEVAILSANYISVRLKDHYPTLYASSNGRVAHECILDLRPLKDSSGVTAEDVAKRLMDYGFHAPTLSFPVPGTLMIEPTESENLAEIDRFIEAMISIRQEIRKIENGAWPQDNNPLKYAPHTAASLLGEQWARPYSREIAAFPLAELKQTKYWPTVGRVDNVWGDRNLFCSCIPVANYA; via the coding sequence ATGCCAATGCCATCGATCCAACCGCTAGGCGCACTAGAGAACTCCAACGAATTCATAGCCCGCCACATCGGCATCACGCCAGCAGACCAAGCGCAAATGTTGGCCATAGTGGGCGCGAATTCTCAGCGTGAGTTGATCGATGACATCGTGCCAAAAAGCATTGCACGCAGCAGCCCCATGCAAATTCCAGCACCGGTCACAGAGGCCGCAGCGCTGCGTCAACTACGGGCAATTGCGGGTAAAAATCAAGTCTTTAAGAGCTTTATCGGTCAGGGCTATTACGGCACTTTCACGCCCGGCGTGATCTTGAGAAATATTCTTGAAAATCCGGCTTGGTATACCGCCTACACGCCGTATCAGGCTGAGATTTCGCAAGGCCGCCTGGAAGCCTTGCTCAACTTTCAGACCATGGTATGTGACTTGACCGGCATGCCAATTGCCAACGCCTCCATGCTTGATGAGGCAACCGCTGCGGCCGAAGCCATGACACTGGCAAAGCGCAGCGTTAAAAGTAAAAGCAATGTGTTTTTAATCGCTGGCGACTGTCACCCACAAACCATTGAAGTGATACAGACGCGCGCTAAACCACTGGGCATCACGGTCAAAGTCAGTACCGCAGTCGCGACCTTGCCCTACCTGATGGCGCAGGGCGACTATTTCGGTGTGCTGGCCCAATACCCAGCGACCACCGGCAGCATCCACGACTTACGCCCACTCGCCGGCCAAGCCCATGCCGACGGTGCAGCGCTATGCGTAGCGGCTGACCTGTTGGCCCTAACCTTGCTTGAGCCGCCCGGTCACTGGGATGCCGACATCGTGCTGGGCAGTAGTCAGCGCTTTGGTATGCCCATGGGCAATGGTGGCCCGCATGCGGCTTTCTTGGCTTGTCGTGAGGAGTTCAAACGCTCACTGCCGGGCCGACTTGTCGGTGTCAGCATAGACAGCCACGGCAACCCGGCTTTACGGCTGGCGCTGCAAACCCGCGAGCAACATATACGGCGCGAAAAAGCCACCTCCAACATCTGCACCGCGCAGGTATTGCCCGCCGTCATCGCCAGCATGTATGCGCTTTATCACGGACCTGAAGGTTTAAAGCGGATTGCCGAAAGGGTTGCCACTTACACCGCGATTTTTGTGCTCGGCCTCAAGCAACTGGGTTACACGATTAGCAACACCGGTGCGTTTGACTCAGTCACTGTCAAAACCGGTGAAGCCAGCAAAGCCATCGCCGAACGCGCCCGGCTCTCGGGCTGCAATCTGCGCTTTCGCCTCAAGCACCACTTAGGGGTGAGTTTGGACGAGACCACTAGCCGCAGCGATATAGAACTGCTGTGGTCCTTTTTTGCCCTAGACGGCCAAAGCTTGCCGGTAGTTAGCGCCTTTGAGGACGGGGTAGAAACCTTGATCCCCAAAGAGCTGCGCCGCAGCAGCGCATTTTTAAGCCACCCGGTCTTTAACAGCCACCACTCAGAGACCGCCATGCTGCGCTACATACGCAAGCTCAGCGACAAAGACTTGGCTTTAGACCGCAGCATGATTCCGCTGGGCAGTTGCACCATGAAGCTCAACGCCACCAGCGAGATGCTGGCCGTGACTTGGCCCGCATTTGCCAACATCCATCCGTTTGCCCCAGCCTCGCAATTACGCGGCTATGCAGAACTAGACCAACAACTGCGCGACTGGCTGTGTGAGGCCACCGGCTACGCAGGTATTAGCTTGCAACCCAACGCGGGCTCACAGGGCGAGTACGCCGGCTTGCTGGTGATTCGCGCTTGGCTTGAGGCCAACGGCCAAGCACAGCGCAATATTTGCCTGATTCCCTCATCGGCCCACGGCACCAACCCAGCCAGTGCGCAAATGGCCGGCATGACAGTCGTTGTGACCGCCTGCGACAAGCAAGGCAATGTGGACATGGCAGACCTCAAAGCCAAGTGCGAAGCGCACAGCGAAAAATTAGCTTGCATGATGATTACCTACCCCAGCACGCACGGCGTGTTCGAGACCGAGGTCAAACAACTATGCGAATTGGTGCATTCTCACGGCGGCCGGGTTTATGTCGACGGCGCGAATATGAATGCCTTAATAGGTCTGGCCGCGCCGGGCGAATTTGGCGGTGATGTCAGCCACCTTAATTTGCACAAAACTTTTTGCATCCCACACGGCGGCGGCGGACCAGGCGTAGGCCCGGTCTGCGTAGTCGATGATCTCGTCCCCTATCTGCCCGGACATGCCACTGCAGGTTTGCCAGGCAAAAGCATTGGTGCCATCTCTGCAGCACCACTGGGCAATGCCGCCGTCTTGCCAATTAGCTGGATGTATTGCCGCATGATGGGGCCAGACGGTCTTAAGCAAGCCAGCGAAGTCGCCATACTCAGCGCCAACTACATCAGCGTCCGCCTCAAAGACCATTACCCAACCCTTTATGCCAGCAGCAACGGCCGGGTTGCACACGAATGCATTCTTGACCTGCGCCCGCTAAAAGACAGCAGCGGCGTGACCGCCGAAGATGTTGCCAAACGCCTAATGGACTATGGATTTCACGCACCCACACTGAGTTTTCCAGTACCCGGCACGTTGATGATTGAGCCCACCGAAAGCGAAAACCTAGCCGAGATTGATCGCTTTATAGAAGCCATGATTTCAATCCGCCAAGAGATAAGAAAAATAGAAAATGGCGCTTGGCCGCAAGACAACAACCCACTAAAATATGCGCCGCACACCGCTGCCAGTTTGCTGGGCGAGCAATGGGCAAGGCCTTATTCACGCGAAATAGCCGCCTTTCCTTTGGCCGAATTAAAACAAACCAAGTACTGGCCAACGGTAGGACGCGTCGACAACGTATGGGGCGACCGCAACTTGTTTTGCAGTTGCATACCAGTGGCTAATTACGCTTGA
- a CDS encoding CBS domain-containing protein, with the protein MKVADILRVKGSTLYTVQADEPLAKAASIMAEKDIGSLVVMEHGDLVGMLTFREVIICTVSNGGVIGNTLVRKAMDDAPLTCTSETELDEVRRMMLERHARYMPVMNQKMLMGVISFYDVAKAVVDSQNFENKMLKAYIRDWPAEEEARD; encoded by the coding sequence ATGAAAGTTGCAGACATACTGCGCGTAAAAGGCAGCACGTTATACACGGTTCAGGCGGATGAGCCGCTAGCCAAAGCGGCCAGCATCATGGCAGAAAAAGATATCGGCTCGCTAGTTGTCATGGAGCATGGTGACTTGGTTGGCATGCTCACTTTCCGCGAGGTAATCATCTGCACCGTCAGCAACGGCGGTGTGATCGGTAACACCTTAGTGCGTAAGGCCATGGACGACGCACCTTTGACCTGCACCTCTGAGACCGAGTTAGACGAGGTACGCCGCATGATGCTAGAGCGCCATGCGCGCTATATGCCGGTGATGAATCAAAAAATGCTCATGGGCGTGATTAGCTTTTACGACGTTGCCAAAGCCGTGGTGGACAGTCAAAATTTTGAAAATAAGATGCTCAAAGCCTATATCCGAGACTGGCCGGCAGAGGAAGAAGCCAGAGACTGA
- a CDS encoding YgiW/YdeI family stress tolerance OB fold protein, with the protein MHPLPKTLHSRLFAMLLLSMLATPSFAQYTGPVDASIATSVKAILDKPVDDQNVILKGKLIKQISLEKYIFSDGINQITADIDKDDFPLAPINENTLIEIRGEVKKDLLGAPEIDVDTVRVLK; encoded by the coding sequence ATGCATCCTCTGCCAAAAACCCTGCATTCACGCCTCTTTGCAATGCTCTTGCTGAGCATGCTGGCCACGCCTTCTTTTGCCCAATACACCGGACCTGTAGACGCCAGCATTGCCACCAGCGTCAAAGCTATTCTCGACAAACCAGTCGATGACCAAAACGTGATTCTTAAGGGCAAACTTATCAAACAGATATCGCTAGAGAAATATATTTTCTCCGACGGAATAAACCAGATCACAGCAGACATAGACAAAGATGATTTTCCACTCGCGCCTATCAACGAAAACACCTTGATTGAAATACGTGGTGAAGTCAAAAAAGATTTACTCGGCGCACCAGAAATTGATGTGGATACAGTTCGCGTTTTGAAATAA